The Pyrenophora tritici-repentis strain M4 chromosome 10, whole genome shotgun sequence genome contains a region encoding:
- a CDS encoding DUF1421 multi-domain protein yields MLLSTLLALTALSTGANAHFRLLEPIWRGSSFDAPASQYIYPCANVNETTDAANRTQWPTTGGSLIINGSHAHAFTYVNLALGSNATNFNITLLPVFNQTGAGIFCTKETGKSQLDAAFKAAGYSGTGDQRLEGMLASVQVVQLGTRGSALYNCADIVFNSSATPLGDDTCKNGTGVGGVALESEGEAAGSGNATAETTKPNAAASVVVSGLGSVGLAALVAVWMVV; encoded by the exons ATGCTACTCAGTACCCTTCTCGCCCTCACAGCCCTATCAACAGGCGCAAATGCGCATTTCCGCCTCCTAGAACCTATCTGGCGCGGCTCCTCTTTCGATGCGCCTGCAAGCCAGTATATCTACCCTTGCGCCAATGTAAACGAAACCACGGATGCTGCAAACC GAACACAATGGCCCACGACAGGCGGCTCCCTGATAATCAACGGCTCCCACGCTCACGCCTTCACCTACGTAAATCTGGCCCTCGGCTCAAACGCCACAAACTTCAACATCACCCTCCTCCCCGTCTTCAACCAAACCGGCGCCGGCATCTTCTGCACCAAAGAAACCGGAAAGTCGCAATTGGACGCAGCATTCAAAGCAGCTGGGTACAGTGGGACGGGGGATCAGAGACTAGAGGGCATGTTGGCGTCTGTTCAGGTTGTGCAGTTGGGGACGAGGGGCAGTGCGTTGTATAATTGTGCGGATATTGTGTTTAATTCTAGTGCAACGCCGCTGGGGGATGATACGTGCAAGAATGGGACGGGTGTTGGGGGTGTGGCGCTTGAGAGTGAGGGGGAGGCGGCGGGCAGTGGGAATGCGACGGCGGAGACGACGAAGCCTAATGCTGCTGCGTCGGTGGTTGTGAGTGGGCTGGGTAGTGTGGGGTTGGCTGCGTTGGTGGCGGTGTGGATGGTTGTTTGA